In Hippoglossus hippoglossus isolate fHipHip1 chromosome 11, fHipHip1.pri, whole genome shotgun sequence, the sequence gatatgtGATAACGTTGTTTAATtcgcgatgacgatatgacttgcgattAGGGTTGGGAACCGAAACTCGGTTCCAAATTAGAACCAAATCCATATGCCAAGTACTGCTTCTGCTTATTTGTTCCTAAATGTGATAACCGTTTATTATTGCAAACAAAGGCTATATGTCTGCAAGGACGCCGTAGCTGTCTGCAAGGACCTGTCTACATGACTTTGTCACGCACTACGCAACAGCCTGTCCCATCTGTTTAGATGCGACCTAGCATGCATGGCTAACATTACAACACTGTGAAAGATGGGCCACGATAAATGGTCAAAAGACAGGTTACACATCAAATCTCAGCAAACATTTAAGGCAGCACAGTGTCGATCTGGAAGACTGTACAGCGTTTAATGTCTTGCGGTGTCCGAGCCCGAGTGTGTCATCTTCAGCTAGCGCTAGTAGCACCTCGCTAGCATCTCCAGTAGAGCTAAGGAGAGCGAGCCGCGACGGCAGCGACACACCATTCTTGCTGGCATTCGAGGGAAAGCTGATCGAAGATAAAGCTGAGGAGTGTCACAGAGTGGTTACGGCAATTGAAGTGAAAAGGCTACATGCCtaaacatttaagaaaaaaaagactgattATTTGGTTGCAGACAGCTAGGTATTGTGCACTGAATGCACTTTAGTTCTAGCATTTTGCCCCTATTGCTGCTTGGATGAACTTCTATTTTCCAAGAACATGACTTCTATGATTTATATCAGTAGGTTTCCTATAAATAAGATGACCAACAAACAGCTCAAAACGTTATTATCCCCAAACAGCTACtgatttccactgtgttgttatgGAATATATGACAGACTAATATTCATCGCAGTTCTTAAAGTTGACAATGATTGATGTAACATTAGTTTACAGGGACAATTAGAACATTTTCTTCTACTAATTATCCACAAATAAGACTGTTGTTTGGTTAATTTAAACAGCAGTATTTTCAAGGCAAAAAGTTTCAACATTGCCTCTATCTCAGTTGGTACTAATTTACACAGTTGGGTTAAAGACATTGAGCATGTCTGATAAGGCTCCGAGATAAGTTGTCTGGGTTATTTTGTAATGTTGCCTGTCTACCACAAGGCGTTACTACTGCTGCCCCGGTGTAACATGAAGCACAGTTACTGTACATTGGTCCAGTctaataaagatatttttgttatCTAAACAtttgacctcttttttttttgtaccatTTTGGAATCTAAATGGGGAATGGATAAGGAGAATCCAAATCGGAATCAGAATTGATAAAATTCAAACGATACCCAACCCtacttgcgataaataaacataaacgcTCCTTGGCTACTGACAgagaccacggacagctccacagccaggaggaggcgcacagcccggccacagcgcCACCGGGTCTggggcagacaccagggagccatgcacagctccactaagcCCACCTACAGTGTTAATAgagtcttttcatacatgtttggactgtgaaaagtttttttaaaaaataaagtttttagcGGATCTGTCAAtgtactgctcctctctgtggcTCTATCATTCACGCTGCGCCAACTGCGTCAAGACATACAGAGCGCCccaccatctcctccagctctacatacatttactaagtttTAAATTCTGTTTTCGCGTTTACACGTGTCcgatcactgtgtgtgtgtgtgtgtgtgtgtgtgtgtgtgtgtgtgtgtgtgtgtgtgtgtgtgtgtgtgtgtgtgtgtgtgtgtgtgtgtgtgtgtgtgtgtgtgtgtgtgtgtgtgagagcaagaGGGGAAAAGAGCGAGCCTAGCCGCTGATGAAcacgctgctctgaagaaagatttatctcattaataaaagtattgatcattatgtgatgatcagtgttgatattgtggtgacaaacaaatcaacttttaaactgtagcgagtcagagagagacacacgcacagaaaatatgaaacacCATTTGTTTGCCGTCTTTTGCGATACGTTTATCGCGCAAATTAATATCGTGATGACGATAGATTGTCaatatatcgtgcagccctaatgtcttgccactggtgaaatacgccATTGTGTTGAAGTTGGTGACTCTCTGTCTGGGCGCATCTtagttagatatgaaagtccctgagcGTAAATACTACAATGCACTCTTGGTTGGTCcttttatctataacctgacctttcGTACTGCTTGGTGAGAAGGGAGTGTGTCTGGAATTAGACAgacactattctcctgtacagatatagagtaatataatatatatatatatatatatatatatatagtagcatatacagtaatgtgtgaggatggtatAAAAGATGGTATGCAGTACATGTAAGTACATCATACCATAAAATGAAGGCTACTTATCCATTGTCAAAAAAACACCTACATGCATGAaagcaaacaagaaaacactACAATTTTTTCAGCATGAAATAATGAACATAAATTACATCGTAATTCTGCGTTTCAACCCAGGATTAACCTGCACACTACTGTAGCCTCACAAACTACATATCATACAATCAAACTACAGAAGTCTGGTGCCACTGGCTCAGAGCCACTCTCTTTCCTTTAAAGAAAAGTATTGTTATCAAACCAAAAATATTGGTATTGTGACACTATTTGAGACCAAAACATTTACCAAACCTCTCTACTCTCCCTGCAGCATTCCTGCAGCTGGTGGTGAGTGAAGAAGAGGTTccccctgagcagcagcagtggagcccccttgtggaccaggaggacccagagcccccccacattaaagaggaacagatAGAACTGAGGATGAGTCAGGAGGAAGAAGCTGATATCAAGTTCACATTGACTCCTGTCgctgtgaagagtgaagaagatgaagagaaacctCAGTTGTCACAGTTTCAtcagagtcagactgaggagaacagagcggACTGTGGAGAATCAAAACCAGTCAGGAACTCGGGTCCTGATGGACTTTTACAACCAGGTCCTGTGGACACGACTGAAGACTCCCCTGAACCTGAGACTGAAGCCATTGAAGATGATTGGGAGGAGACATGGGAACCTCagtctggtttaaatacaaTGAATAACAAACAGCCTGTAAGTGATATGAGATGTGAAACTGAtaagaaaccatttagttgctctgagtgtggtaaagGATTTACCCGAAAGTCCCATGTAAAGAGACATGTGAgaattcatacaggagagaaaccattttgTTGCTCTCAATGTGGGGATAGATTTAGAGAAACGGGCCATCTAAGTAAACACATGAGGagtcatacaggagagaaaccatttagttgctctcaGTGTGGTACTAGTTTTAGAGAAAAGGGCCATCTAAATGTACACATGAGGagtcatacaggagagaaaccatttagttgctctcaGTGTGATTCTAGATTTAGAGAAAAGGGCCATCTAAATATACACATGAGGagtcatacaggagagaaaccatttagttgctctgagtgtgttTATAGATGTAGCCGAAAGACCGATTTAAAGACGCATATGAAAATTCATACaagagagaaaccatttagttgctctgagtgtggtaaaaaaTTTAGCCGAAAGTACCAGGTGAAtatacatatgaggattcatacaggagagaaaccattcaGTTGTcctgagtgtggtaaaagagTTAGCCGGAAGGACCAGCTGAAtatacatatgaggattcatacaggagagaaaccctttagttgctctgagtgtggtaaaagagTTAGACATAAAGTTCATCTAACTGAACATATGAGAagtcatacaggagagaaaccctTTAGTTGCTCTCagtgtggtaaaacatttaacCATAAGTCCACTTTAAATAGACACAagaggattcatacaggagagaagTGATACAGTTGCATCGATACCAACAAAAGATCTATTCGTATTTATCAGCAACTATTCATATAATACGTTGTACAAAACTGTATTATAATGATGCTCACAAGCCCCAGGTGCAGCTCGGTCAGATATCAATCATATCTGTGGAAACATTGGTATGGGTGCCTTTTAAGACTCATGAATAAGAGTatgttgtatgtgtttatgtatctgttttcttttttctttatggtgTATGTCATGCTATTGGGTCTAGAGcctgtaataaagtttatctatATATTCATAGTTCACTGTTTTAAATAGAGAATCAAGAATCCCTCCTCCTTATATgaaccttggagttatgtttgaccgGGACATGGCTGAGAAACTCGTCCagcatttgttacctctagactggattactTTAgttctttattatcaggatgtccaagtaagtctgtgaaaagcctccagctggtccaaaatgctgcagcatgagtgctgacaggaactcgaaggagagatcatattgCATCTTCCAATCAGCTGCAGCGTCGAGCCCTGTTCAATAGAGTATGGGCGATTTCAGTCTGGTTGAAAATTGCCCACACATAGACTTTCACTTTAAAAACgctttttttcaaactgcaggcAATGCACTGCACTCTCCATGACTTCCAGGAGGGCTCGCACTAACGTGATTTCGCCTTTAGTAAGCTGTTGCGCTTGCACCTTGGTGGGCCAATCACACCCTACCTATGATCGCTAACGCCTTGTTTTGCTATCACTGCATTTTATTTCACCGCATGGACAACTACGGGTGTCACCGACATGCATCATCTCTTAGAAAAGGTGAAAAAGCATAAAACATTGAatatgacagacagacagactgtgaGGTTTATATCATTAGGTattgtaatggaaaatgttgCCATTATACaacactatatattatctctgcttatgcatactatttctgcttgtgtaactgccaaaatgacatcagagccacaaatctgagactgtgctggtCTCCCCCCACCAAGACCTCGAAGAAGCCTTCAGCCTGTGTCTgggtcttatctcctgggattttactattcactcagttcacacacatagttcacatacatacacacacacatacacacacatatagttcaaacacacacacacatacatacacacgtAGTtgaactcttcacacacacacatctcttcactgcatctgcataaaaagcacacgcctgcaactgtttctttgtcattccctctgcagaatgctctttgcatgctgtatgattgtctgaccttccttgcaaggaatacAATCCTCTTAAAAGACTATGATTCtctaatctctttatttcagaagtctcaccaggtcaatTTTCCATCACAGTATCATATTGGATTAATAATTCTTATGCATT encodes:
- the LOC117771121 gene encoding zinc finger and SCAN domain-containing protein 2-like isoform X1, which gives rise to MCAVLLLRVSVHERISAAAEDFLLQVEKGEETAHVPVLRALLTERLTAAAEEIVAVFEETVAEYKDRVERSEREICRQRRLLDAVMKPEVRLHRAAFLQLVVSEEEVPPEQQQWSPLVDQEDPEPPHIKEEQIELRMSQEEEADIKFTLTPVAVKSEEDEEKPQLSQFHQSQTEENRADCGESKPVRNSGPDGLLQPGPVDTTEDSPEPETEAIEDDWEETWEPQSGLNTMNNKQPVSDMRCETDKKPFSCSECGKGFTRKSHVKRHVRIHTGEKPFCCSQCGDRFRETGHLSKHMRSHTGEKPFSCSQCGTSFREKGHLNVHMRSHTGEKPFSCSQCDSRFREKGHLNIHMRSHTGEKPFSCSECVYRCSRKTDLKTHMKIHTREKPFSCSECGKKFSRKYQI